In Hoeflea ulvae, one genomic interval encodes:
- a CDS encoding alpha/beta fold hydrolase has translation MSDDPPQLIETDGNPVPGNHVVGWFNGVGGKRLRYAIFKSDVPVAAGTVVLLHGRNECIEKYFETIRHFTDRGLWVATFDWRGQGLSQRLLKNPLRGHLRRFRHMEADLSTFLETIVLPETRLPFCLVAHSMGALVALSMAPRLANRIERMALIAPFVELSNQPISSWTTRVITRALRLAGFGWLSSGKDRFPQPFKGNALTTDIDRFSRNQALYLAHPELRLGPPTVCWVSEMLGAMGRATSFEHLDQVHVPTLLIGAGNDPIVAPHAIEAVGNRFRAGRAIMIDGARHEILQEADRYRLAALAAIDAFIPADQMSKVLTKKAVSQPG, from the coding sequence ATGAGCGATGATCCTCCCCAGCTGATCGAGACCGATGGCAATCCGGTGCCGGGCAACCATGTGGTTGGCTGGTTCAACGGTGTCGGCGGCAAGCGGCTGCGCTATGCGATCTTCAAGTCCGATGTCCCGGTGGCGGCCGGCACCGTGGTCTTGCTGCACGGCCGCAATGAATGCATCGAGAAATATTTCGAGACCATCCGTCATTTCACCGATCGCGGGCTCTGGGTGGCGACCTTCGACTGGCGCGGACAAGGGCTGTCGCAGCGGCTGCTGAAAAACCCCTTGCGCGGCCACCTGCGCCGGTTCCGGCACATGGAAGCGGATCTGTCGACTTTTCTCGAAACCATCGTATTGCCGGAAACAAGACTGCCGTTCTGCCTGGTCGCCCATTCGATGGGGGCGCTGGTGGCGCTGTCGATGGCGCCCCGGCTTGCCAACCGCATTGAACGCATGGCGCTGATTGCCCCCTTTGTCGAACTCTCCAACCAGCCGATCTCGTCCTGGACCACCCGGGTGATCACGCGGGCGCTTCGCCTGGCAGGTTTCGGCTGGCTCAGCTCCGGCAAGGATCGCTTCCCGCAGCCTTTCAAGGGCAATGCCCTGACCACCGACATCGACCGGTTTTCCCGCAACCAGGCACTCTATCTGGCCCATCCCGAATTGCGCCTTGGGCCGCCCACGGTCTGCTGGGTCAGCGAAATGCTGGGCGCGATGGGGCGGGCCACCAGCTTCGAGCATCTCGACCAGGTCCATGTCCCGACCCTGCTGATCGGAGCCGGCAACGACCCGATTGTCGCGCCGCATGCCATCGAAGCCGTCGGCAACCGTTTCCGCGCCGGCCGGGCGATCATGATCGATGGCGCCCGCCACGAAATCCTCCAGGAGGCCGACCGCTACAGGCTGGCAGCACTGGCTGCGATCGATGCCTTCATCCCGGCCGATCAGATGTCGAAAGTGCTCACGAAAAAAGCCGTCAGCCAGCCCGGTTGA
- a CDS encoding DNA-binding domain-containing protein, translated as MPRNDELPPAAQLGFGSALLNSDLPVPEGVIGPRGKSATKRFAVYRNNMTVSLIEALASIFPAVERLVGEDFFRDMARVYLLEEPPRTPLMFEYGGGFAAFLEGFEPVAKLVYLPDVARLERAWLDAFHAADASPLPPGALGAIPPECLGDVVFTPHPATRLVQSRYASVSIFSASREERPLDAIRPLDPEDGLITRPHYDVQVRQLPPGAAVFFKALMAGTSLGDAAGLTLEQHPGFDLPSAISAMLEAGVFSACSPGRAHSEHSA; from the coding sequence CTGCTGAATTCCGACCTTCCGGTGCCTGAAGGGGTGATCGGTCCGCGCGGCAAAAGTGCGACCAAACGGTTTGCAGTCTACCGCAACAACATGACCGTCAGTCTGATCGAGGCTCTTGCAAGCATTTTTCCAGCCGTTGAGCGGCTTGTCGGCGAAGACTTCTTCCGCGACATGGCGCGGGTCTATCTGCTGGAAGAACCTCCGCGCACACCCTTGATGTTTGAATATGGCGGCGGCTTTGCCGCCTTCCTCGAAGGCTTCGAGCCGGTGGCCAAGCTGGTCTACCTGCCGGACGTCGCACGACTGGAACGCGCCTGGCTCGACGCCTTTCACGCAGCCGACGCTTCGCCATTGCCCCCCGGGGCGCTGGGCGCGATCCCGCCCGAGTGCCTGGGAGACGTGGTTTTCACGCCACATCCGGCGACACGCCTGGTGCAAAGCCGATACGCCTCCGTGTCGATCTTTTCGGCCAGCCGTGAAGAGCGACCGCTGGATGCCATCCGGCCGCTTGACCCCGAGGACGGCCTGATCACCCGGCCGCATTACGACGTGCAGGTCCGGCAATTGCCGCCCGGCGCCGCGGTGTTCTTCAAAGCCCTTATGGCCGGAACTTCGCTTGGTGACGCCGCCGGCCTGACACTGGAACAGCATCCGGGATTCGATCTGCCGTCCGCCATTTCAGCCATGCTCGAAGCCGGCGTTTTTTCAGCCTGTTCTCCCGGTCGGGCCCATTCGGAGCACAGCGCATGA
- a CDS encoding DoxX family protein, which translates to MTSSINFLTDLHNRVFGFLERIGDSWLLGLIARFAFASVLWMYFLNSAKTKVGDGLLGFFSVSSGAYYQIALPAVEAAGGDVDAVSFLPWGLIVILGTYAEFILPLLIVIGLFSRLAALGMIGFIAVQTYVDITVHDIGAKAIGAMFDRFPDVVVADQRLLWLVPLLVIAIKGPGLLSVDALLAKRRG; encoded by the coding sequence ATGACATCCTCAATCAATTTTCTCACCGACCTTCATAACCGGGTCTTCGGTTTTCTCGAACGGATCGGCGACAGCTGGCTGCTCGGGCTGATTGCCCGCTTTGCCTTTGCCTCGGTATTGTGGATGTATTTTCTCAATTCGGCGAAAACCAAGGTCGGAGACGGCCTGCTCGGGTTCTTCTCGGTGTCCTCCGGCGCCTATTACCAGATCGCGCTGCCGGCTGTCGAAGCTGCCGGGGGCGATGTCGATGCGGTGTCCTTCCTGCCCTGGGGCCTGATCGTCATCCTGGGCACCTATGCCGAATTCATTCTGCCGCTGCTGATCGTCATCGGCCTGTTCTCGCGCCTTGCCGCGCTGGGCATGATCGGCTTCATCGCGGTGCAGACATACGTCGACATCACCGTGCATGACATCGGCGCCAAGGCCATCGGCGCCATGTTTGACCGCTTCCCCGACGTCGTGGTGGCTGACCAGAGGCTGCTGTGGCTGGTGCCGCTGCTGGTCATCGCCATCAAGGGTCCGGGACTGTTGTCGGTCGATGCGCTGCTGGCAAAGCGGCGCGGCTGA
- a CDS encoding N-formylglutamate amidohydrolase, which yields MPGANNAPDTVSHAVAPFEIRRPMQQTEPFVFNSPHSGRVYPDAFLAMSRLDRTSIRRSEDHYVDELFAGVIQLGAPLLAAQFPRAWLDVNREPYELDPRMFDGTLPSFANIGSMRVAGGLGTIPRLVAENMDIYRGRLSVEEGLSRIERVYRPYHATLRRMIAQTHVQFGKAILIDCHSMPANIRVAGGNRRPDMIIGDRYGVSAAHDLSHAAVSILSSLGYNVVRNKPYAGGFITEHYGRPARGLHALQIEINRGLYVNEDTLEKTAGFDLLKADLGEFAGEMMAHVREDLGDDRLAAE from the coding sequence CGCACGCTGTTGCGCCCTTCGAGATTCGCCGCCCGATGCAACAGACCGAGCCTTTCGTGTTCAATTCGCCGCATTCGGGGCGGGTCTATCCGGACGCGTTTCTGGCGATGTCGCGGCTTGACCGGACTTCGATCCGGCGGTCCGAGGACCATTATGTCGATGAACTGTTTGCCGGGGTGATCCAGCTGGGGGCGCCGCTGCTGGCGGCGCAGTTTCCGCGGGCCTGGCTCGACGTCAACCGCGAACCCTATGAGCTCGATCCGCGCATGTTTGACGGCACCTTGCCGTCATTTGCCAATATCGGCTCGATGCGGGTGGCCGGGGGGCTTGGCACGATTCCGCGGCTGGTGGCCGAAAACATGGATATCTACCGGGGACGGCTCAGCGTGGAGGAGGGGCTCTCGCGCATCGAGCGGGTGTACCGGCCCTACCACGCCACCTTGCGCCGGATGATTGCCCAGACCCATGTCCAGTTCGGCAAGGCGATCCTGATCGATTGCCATTCGATGCCGGCCAATATCCGCGTGGCCGGCGGCAACCGGCGGCCGGACATGATCATCGGCGACCGTTACGGCGTCAGCGCCGCCCATGATCTCTCGCACGCCGCGGTGTCGATCCTGTCGAGCCTCGGCTACAATGTGGTGCGCAACAAGCCCTATGCCGGCGGGTTCATCACCGAGCATTACGGCCGGCCGGCGCGGGGCCTGCATGCGCTGCAGATCGAGATCAACCGCGGACTCTATGTCAATGAGGATACGCTCGAGAAGACCGCTGGCTTCGACCTGCTGAAAGCCGATCTGGGCGAGTTTGCCGGCGAGATGATGGCGCATGTGCGCGAAGATCTCGGTGATGACCGCCTTGCCGCCGAATAG
- a CDS encoding Hsp20 family protein has product MRHVDFAPLYRSTVGFDKLLTMLDSLATPDQAQSYPPYNIERTGETTYRITMAVAGFEESEISIEAREHALTVKGEKVEENEDSGSEYLYRGIAKRAFERRFQLADHVEVTGASLRNGLLHVDLVRELPEAMKPRRIAITSDAGAEPKQIEATTA; this is encoded by the coding sequence ATGCGTCACGTTGACTTTGCACCGCTCTATCGTTCCACTGTCGGTTTCGACAAACTGCTGACCATGCTCGACAGCCTGGCCACACCGGATCAGGCTCAGTCCTATCCGCCCTACAATATCGAACGGACCGGCGAGACCACCTACCGCATCACCATGGCGGTGGCCGGTTTCGAAGAGTCCGAGATCTCGATCGAAGCGCGCGAACATGCGCTGACGGTCAAGGGTGAAAAGGTCGAGGAAAATGAGGATTCCGGCTCGGAATACCTCTATCGCGGCATTGCCAAACGCGCGTTTGAACGCCGCTTCCAGCTGGCCGACCATGTCGAAGTGACCGGAGCCTCGCTGCGCAACGGTCTGCTGCATGTGGATCTGGTTCGCGAGCTTCCTGAAGCCATGAAGCCGCGCCGTATCGCCATTACCAGCGATGCCGGGGCAGAGCCCAAGCAGATCGAAGCAACAACGGCCTGA
- the hisN gene encoding histidinol-phosphatase, whose amino-acid sequence MLPEIAFFDTIAEAAATQTLPRFRMAVTVDNKHVGGFDPVTEADREAEKAIRQVITERYPDHGILGEEQDDIGLDRDYVWVIDPIDGTRAFISGLPVWGTLVGLYHKGRAVMGMMDQPFTGERFIGSPDGAFVWRNGKSTRMQTRKGVPLSQATMMTTSPAIFPADLEPAYKRVEDAVQLARYGCDCYAYAMVAAGHIDLVVESGLKAYDVGGLISLVEQAGGVMTTWSGDRPEHGGSIVASGSPELHQAALELLNRAG is encoded by the coding sequence GTGCTTCCTGAAATTGCCTTTTTCGACACCATCGCCGAAGCCGCGGCGACGCAAACGCTTCCCCGTTTTCGCATGGCCGTCACCGTCGACAACAAGCATGTCGGCGGATTTGATCCGGTCACAGAGGCTGACCGCGAGGCCGAAAAAGCCATCCGGCAGGTGATCACCGAACGTTATCCTGACCACGGAATTCTCGGCGAAGAGCAGGACGATATCGGCCTGGACCGGGATTATGTCTGGGTGATCGATCCGATCGACGGCACCCGCGCCTTCATTTCCGGTTTGCCGGTCTGGGGCACGCTGGTGGGGCTCTATCACAAGGGACGGGCGGTGATGGGCATGATGGACCAGCCCTTCACCGGCGAGAGATTCATCGGCTCACCCGACGGCGCCTTCGTCTGGCGCAATGGCAAGTCAACGCGGATGCAGACCCGCAAGGGGGTTCCGCTGAGCCAGGCGACCATGATGACCACGTCGCCCGCGATTTTCCCCGCCGATCTGGAGCCGGCCTACAAGCGGGTGGAAGATGCCGTTCAGCTCGCCCGCTATGGCTGCGATTGCTACGCCTATGCCATGGTTGCTGCCGGACATATCGATCTGGTGGTGGAGTCCGGGCTCAAGGCCTATGATGTCGGCGGGCTGATTTCGCTGGTCGAGCAGGCAGGCGGGGTGATGACGACCTGGAGCGGCGATCGCCCCGAACATGGCGGCAGCATTGTCGCCAGCGGCTCGCCCGAGCTGCACCAGGCGGCGCTGGAGCTGCTCAACCGGGCTGGCTGA